One region of Permianibacter fluminis genomic DNA includes:
- a CDS encoding efflux RND transporter permease subunit — MVLSDLSIKRPVLATVLNLVLVLLGVIAYERLSVREYPNIDEPVVTVSTSYPGANAEIIETQVTKPLEDSLSGIEGIDFITSVNRAESSQISVRFKLGRDVDAATSDVRDRVARARGALPDEIEEPIVAKTEADAEPIIWIAFLSDRHNLLTITEIADTLIKDRLQTLTGVADVMVFGRRYAMRIWLQPERLAGYGVTAQDVEAALRAQNVEIPAGRVESQDAEFTVRAQTDLNTPDEFRNIVLKDEGGYLVRLGDVAHIELGPETERDYLRYRGNNAAALGVIKQSVANPLDISTAVRALLPEIQKALPEGMTAVIAYDSAIFIDNSIHAVYTTIGEAIVLVVLVIFVFLRSLRSTLIPLVTIPVSLIGAFALMALFGFTINTLTLLAMVLAIGLVVDDAIVVLENIQRHIENGMTPVAAAFRGSKEIGFAVIAMTLTLAAVFAPIAFSTGRTGKLFTEFALTLAGAVLVSGFIALTLTPMMCSKMLRSHQQHGQLYLRFERALHWLTSGYHGLLAHALRLRLVVVLLALALGGSAAFLYTTLKSELAPTEDRGFFLGFGMGPEGVTPDYVNKYAYQMEEQFKQLPEVKSWFTVVGWPTGTQTISFIMIADWKERQRGVTEITGQLGGALWMGVPGLMSFPVVPPSLGGDFIGKPVEVVIQTSGSYADLKQLVDTVTQKAQQNSGLANVDSDLRLNKPELQVQVNRDKAQLAGASVAQIGRTMETMLGGRKVTRFKIGAEQYDVWVQVERQDRANPDDLARLYVRTANNDMLPLSNFVEVTETVSPRELNHFNKLRSATISATLQGNYSLGEALQFFEQTIADVQDVRAQIDYAGNSREFKVSSGTIYTTFLLALIFIYLVLAAQFESFIDPFVILFSVPLAIAGALFALKVTGGTLNIYSQIGLITLVGLITKHGILIVEFSNQLRAEGRELYDAVTEAATLRLRPILMTTGAMVLGALPLATATGAGAESRHPIGWVIVGGMVIGTFFTLFVVPVMYTLLSPARAHKTQAEIAAAASN, encoded by the coding sequence ATGGTTCTTTCCGATCTCAGTATCAAACGGCCCGTGCTGGCTACCGTGCTCAATCTGGTGCTGGTGCTGCTCGGCGTAATTGCTTACGAGCGCTTGAGTGTGCGCGAGTATCCGAATATCGATGAACCGGTGGTGACGGTCAGCACCAGCTATCCGGGCGCCAACGCCGAGATTATCGAAACCCAGGTGACCAAGCCGCTGGAAGATTCGCTGTCCGGTATCGAGGGCATTGATTTCATCACCTCGGTCAATCGCGCCGAGAGTTCGCAGATTTCCGTGCGCTTCAAACTGGGTCGTGATGTCGACGCCGCCACCTCCGATGTTCGCGATCGTGTGGCGCGCGCCCGTGGCGCGCTGCCGGATGAAATTGAAGAACCGATTGTCGCGAAAACCGAAGCCGATGCCGAACCGATCATCTGGATTGCCTTTCTCTCCGACCGGCACAACCTGCTGACCATCACCGAAATCGCCGACACGCTGATCAAGGATCGCTTGCAAACGTTGACCGGCGTCGCCGATGTCATGGTGTTTGGTCGGCGCTATGCCATGCGTATCTGGCTGCAGCCGGAGCGGCTCGCCGGTTATGGCGTCACCGCGCAGGATGTTGAAGCGGCGCTGCGCGCCCAGAATGTCGAAATCCCGGCCGGACGGGTCGAAAGTCAGGATGCTGAATTCACCGTGCGGGCGCAGACCGATCTGAATACCCCGGATGAATTCCGCAATATCGTGCTGAAAGACGAAGGCGGTTATCTGGTGCGGCTGGGTGATGTCGCCCATATCGAGCTCGGTCCGGAAACCGAACGCGATTATCTGCGTTACCGCGGCAACAACGCGGCAGCGCTTGGCGTCATCAAACAGTCGGTCGCCAACCCACTCGATATTTCCACGGCGGTGCGGGCGCTGTTGCCCGAGATCCAGAAAGCGCTGCCGGAAGGCATGACCGCGGTCATTGCTTACGACTCGGCCATCTTCATCGACAATTCCATTCACGCGGTTTACACGACCATCGGCGAAGCCATTGTGTTGGTGGTGCTGGTGATCTTTGTCTTTCTGCGCTCGCTGCGTTCGACCTTGATCCCGCTGGTGACGATACCGGTCAGCCTGATTGGTGCGTTCGCGCTGATGGCGCTGTTCGGTTTTACCATCAACACGCTGACGCTGTTGGCCATGGTGCTGGCGATCGGTCTGGTGGTCGATGACGCGATCGTGGTGCTGGAAAACATCCAGCGTCATATCGAGAACGGCATGACGCCGGTTGCCGCGGCCTTTCGTGGTTCAAAAGAAATCGGCTTCGCCGTCATCGCCATGACTCTGACGCTGGCCGCCGTGTTCGCGCCGATTGCGTTTTCCACCGGCCGCACCGGCAAACTGTTCACCGAATTTGCCCTGACCCTGGCCGGCGCGGTGCTGGTGTCCGGCTTCATTGCGCTGACGCTGACACCGATGATGTGTTCGAAAATGCTGCGCAGTCATCAGCAGCATGGTCAGCTCTATCTGCGCTTTGAACGCGCGCTGCATTGGTTGACCAGCGGCTATCACGGTCTGTTGGCGCATGCGCTGCGGCTCCGGCTGGTGGTGGTGTTGCTGGCGCTGGCGCTCGGTGGCAGCGCGGCGTTTCTGTACACCACGTTAAAAAGCGAACTGGCGCCGACCGAAGATCGCGGCTTCTTTCTCGGTTTTGGTATGGGGCCGGAAGGCGTGACGCCGGATTACGTCAACAAATACGCCTATCAAATGGAAGAGCAGTTCAAACAGCTGCCGGAAGTCAAAAGCTGGTTCACAGTAGTCGGTTGGCCAACCGGCACCCAAACCATTTCCTTCATCATGATCGCCGACTGGAAAGAACGGCAGCGCGGCGTTACCGAGATCACCGGTCAGTTGGGTGGTGCATTGTGGATGGGCGTGCCGGGCCTGATGTCGTTTCCGGTGGTGCCGCCATCACTCGGCGGCGATTTCATCGGCAAGCCGGTGGAAGTGGTGATTCAAACCAGCGGCAGCTATGCCGATCTGAAACAGCTGGTCGATACGGTGACGCAGAAAGCCCAGCAAAATTCCGGGCTCGCCAACGTCGATAGCGATCTGCGCTTGAACAAACCGGAACTGCAGGTGCAGGTCAATCGCGACAAAGCCCAGCTGGCGGGCGCCAGTGTTGCGCAAATCGGCCGGACCATGGAAACCATGCTCGGTGGTCGCAAGGTCACCCGGTTCAAGATTGGCGCCGAGCAATATGATGTCTGGGTGCAAGTCGAACGCCAGGATCGGGCCAATCCCGACGATCTGGCGCGACTTTATGTTCGCACCGCCAACAACGACATGCTGCCGCTGTCGAATTTTGTTGAAGTAACCGAGACCGTCAGCCCGCGCGAGCTGAACCATTTCAACAAGCTGCGCTCGGCGACGATCAGTGCGACGCTGCAAGGCAACTACTCGCTGGGTGAGGCGCTGCAGTTTTTCGAGCAAACCATTGCCGATGTTCAGGATGTTCGCGCCCAGATTGATTACGCCGGCAATTCACGCGAATTCAAGGTCTCCAGCGGCACCATCTACACGACCTTCCTGCTGGCGCTGATCTTCATTTATCTGGTGCTGGCGGCGCAGTTCGAAAGTTTCATTGACCCGTTCGTGATTCTGTTTTCGGTGCCGCTGGCGATCGCCGGTGCGCTGTTCGCGCTGAAAGTCACCGGCGGCACACTGAACATCTATTCCCAGATTGGTTTGATCACGCTGGTTGGTCTCATCACCAAGCACGGCATTCTGATCGTCGAATTCTCTAATCAGCTGCGCGCCGAAGGCCGCGAACTGTATGACGCGGTAACGGAGGCGGCGACGCTGCGGCTGCGGCCCATCCTGATGACCACCGGTGCGATGGTGCTCGGCGCGCTGCCACTGGCGACCGCCACCGGCGCCGGCGCCGAAAGCCGGCATCCAATCGGCTGGGTCATCGTAGGCGGCATGGTGATCGGCACGTTCTTTACCTTGTTTGTGGTGCCGGTGATGTACACGCTGCTGTCACCGGCGCGAGCGCATAAAACGCAAGCTGAGATCGCCGCTGCGGCGTCCAACTAG
- a CDS encoding c-type cytochrome has translation MSLLRQMTVMATVAMLTGLTVATVQAATADQTGKSWRSEASQRERTAPVGKVYVEGDDIPNPAPAVVASSGPRTGEAVFNGACGACHTAGVAGAPKYGDKEAWAPRVKQGEAALWTSLTNGKNAMPPKGMCMDCSEDELKAVLAYMIAPVK, from the coding sequence ATGAGTTTGCTGCGCCAGATGACCGTGATGGCAACGGTCGCAATGCTGACAGGTTTGACGGTAGCGACGGTTCAGGCGGCGACAGCCGACCAGACCGGCAAGAGCTGGCGCTCGGAAGCGTCCCAGCGGGAACGCACGGCGCCGGTCGGCAAGGTCTATGTCGAAGGCGACGATATTCCGAACCCGGCTCCGGCTGTGGTCGCCAGCAGCGGCCCGCGCACCGGCGAAGCCGTGTTCAACGGCGCTTGTGGCGCCTGCCATACCGCTGGCGTGGCCGGCGCGCCGAAGTACGGCGACAAGGAGGCCTGGGCGCCGCGGGTCAAACAGGGCGAAGCCGCGCTGTGGACCAGCCTGACCAACGGCAAGAACGCCATGCCGCCGAAAGGCATGTGCATGGACTGCTCGGAAGACGAGCTGAAAGCCGTGCTGGCCTACATGATCGCCCCGGTCAAATAA
- a CDS encoding efflux RND transporter periplasmic adaptor subunit, with amino-acid sequence MMRHSRFHSAKLRHTVLAASVVLGLAAGLTGCGQPGGPDAAADAAPTQTLLLNRADLLAVDTGEFATGPVISGSLQPERQADLRAEVSAIVLQVFKNNGDKVQKGDLLVRLDDTSLRENLSSSQEAERAAQQAFDQAQRQFERLKTLSSSGAVSTQNLEDAEIRRNNAQSDLAAARARVVQSRQQMEKTEVRAPFAGIVSERAVSNGDTAQVGKALLKVIDPSSLRFEGFIAAEQVNQVKVGNAVLFSVNGYGEQQFAGSVERVSPMANSATRQVEVGVRIQGSGTPMVAGLFAEGRVQTISRSTLMVPESALVRDGDTVYIWKVQDQKLLKTPIQLGGRDERRGDFEVKSGVVAGDQILRHPQGALSDGGAVELETTAVAKAGG; translated from the coding sequence ATGATGCGCCACAGCCGCTTTCACTCAGCCAAGCTGCGCCACACCGTTCTTGCCGCCAGCGTCGTGCTTGGCCTGGCCGCCGGCCTGACCGGTTGCGGCCAACCGGGTGGCCCGGATGCGGCAGCCGACGCTGCCCCCACGCAAACGCTGCTGCTGAACCGCGCCGACCTGCTGGCCGTGGACACCGGTGAATTCGCCACCGGCCCGGTCATCTCGGGCTCGCTGCAACCGGAACGGCAAGCCGATCTGCGGGCCGAGGTCTCGGCCATCGTGCTGCAGGTATTCAAGAACAACGGCGACAAGGTCCAGAAAGGTGATCTGCTGGTCCGGCTCGATGACACCTCGCTGCGCGAGAATCTGTCCTCGTCGCAAGAAGCCGAGCGCGCAGCGCAGCAGGCGTTTGATCAAGCCCAGCGCCAGTTCGAGCGTTTGAAGACGCTGTCGTCGTCGGGTGCGGTCTCAACCCAGAATCTGGAAGACGCGGAAATCCGCCGCAACAATGCCCAGAGCGATCTGGCCGCTGCCCGCGCCCGCGTCGTGCAGTCGCGTCAGCAAATGGAAAAAACCGAAGTGCGGGCGCCGTTCGCCGGCATCGTCAGTGAGCGTGCCGTCTCCAATGGCGACACCGCACAGGTTGGCAAAGCGTTGCTGAAGGTCATCGACCCGTCCAGCTTGCGCTTTGAAGGTTTCATCGCCGCCGAGCAAGTCAATCAGGTCAAGGTTGGCAATGCGGTGCTGTTCAGCGTCAACGGTTACGGCGAGCAACAATTTGCCGGCAGCGTCGAGCGCGTCAGCCCGATGGCCAACAGCGCCACCCGGCAAGTGGAAGTCGGCGTTCGTATCCAGGGCAGCGGCACCCCGATGGTGGCCGGTCTGTTCGCTGAAGGTCGCGTACAAACGATCAGCCGCAGCACGCTGATGGTCCCGGAGTCGGCGCTGGTGCGTGATGGCGACACGGTGTACATCTGGAAAGTACAGGACCAGAAACTGCTCAAGACGCCGATTCAGCTGGGTGGTCGTGACGAGCGTCGCGGCGACTTCGAAGTGAAATCCGGCGTGGTCGCCGGCGATCAGATTCTGCGGCACCCGCAAGGTGCGCTGAGCGACGGCGGCGCCGTCGAACTGGAAACCACCGCTGTCGCCAAAGCGGGAGGCTAA
- a CDS encoding efflux RND transporter permease subunit produces MFLSDFSIKRPTVTIVVTIALMFLGWLAMSKLRVNQNPDVEMPMLFVNIPYPGASPETVEREIIDRIEKQMQSISGVYELRANANEGSGNFQIRFNFDKNMIEAAEEVRNAIAAVRYKLPTEMREPQIRKADPSTQPVLEVSLGSTTQSHLEISRLAEDKIAEELRAINGVAIVNVNGALQRELSVLLRSEKLREHNVSVTEVLAALRNQNMTAPVGKIKGEMEEQSIRLIGRIINPDEFNQIVVKRRGDEQVRLGDLAEVTDGYAEPGSYSIHNGRPDVGISVIRAREASAVSVAKDVRAKLDEIRKTLPAGTELNITQDGGEDAQNSLDNVIEALVLGAGLTILVVYAFLNSWRSTLITSLALPTSVLTAFIAVWVCGFTLNFMTLLGLSLAIGVLIDDAIVVRENIVRHMEMGKDKLTAAREGTREIGLAVAATTFSIIAVFIPVAFMPGVAGEWFRPFALTVAASVMVSLFISFSLDPMMSAYWGDPVGYHKEKKTGISKVLQGFNHWFDHQAERYSKVIQWALGHRWAMGMIAVVTLVGAIGLQATKGGMSFMPPSDFGMIAVNLRTPSGTSLEYARLKMIQAGRIAEEMPETKSTDGYVNASGGNLYIDIGDRRKRDRDAREIAADLRVRLNRLVGAEYAVQDNLANGGGKPVYIQFYGPDSRKLMEITNAYMDQLRAVPGAVDISLSEQDPKPELQIEMNRGLANSLGISISDAANALRVAFAGVEVGDWVDPSGETRDVQVRLHQDDRRSAQDLERLPLVPGAGNSVLPLEHIATITMGKGPSQIRHFDGKRMVAVQANVQGRSQGEVIGEAMKLARQINFPDGFGIQLGGAGRDQNEVFSAMGIALLMGVALMYLILVIQFGSFLAPVAIMLSLPLSLIGVVVSLIVAQNTINLMSLIGVIMLMGLVAKNAILLLDCARKKEAEGLDREEALMEAGRARLRPILMTTFALIAGMMPVAIGMGEGGEFYQPLAIAIIGGTITSTILTLLIVPTFYDSIELRQESLVAKFHSRVARFGSVLAIISCTLELLMFFVLLRWVYRQVRDALVKFRVFPTVVGGRLQIVARLWRVVGQSIARLLTELHPLSIAANVVLAPLTLLAVISGSLGFLLATLVHAAWRLVSMVLWLLARPFYLLLTMLFSGLRPAQQAGA; encoded by the coding sequence ATGTTTTTGTCCGATTTCAGTATCAAACGGCCGACGGTGACCATCGTCGTCACCATCGCTCTGATGTTCCTGGGCTGGCTTGCGATGAGCAAGTTGCGGGTCAACCAGAATCCCGACGTCGAAATGCCGATGCTGTTCGTCAACATTCCATATCCGGGCGCCTCACCGGAGACCGTCGAACGGGAAATCATCGATCGCATCGAAAAGCAGATGCAGAGCATTTCCGGCGTTTATGAGCTGCGCGCCAACGCCAATGAAGGCTCCGGCAACTTCCAGATTCGGTTCAACTTCGACAAGAACATGATCGAGGCGGCCGAAGAAGTCCGCAACGCCATCGCCGCCGTGCGCTACAAGCTGCCGACCGAAATGCGCGAGCCGCAAATTCGCAAGGCCGACCCGAGCACGCAACCGGTGCTGGAGGTTTCGCTCGGCTCGACAACCCAGTCACACCTGGAAATTTCCCGGCTGGCGGAAGACAAGATCGCCGAAGAACTGCGTGCCATCAACGGCGTTGCCATCGTCAACGTCAACGGCGCACTGCAACGCGAACTGAGCGTGCTGCTGCGCAGTGAAAAACTGCGTGAGCACAATGTCTCGGTCACGGAAGTGCTGGCGGCACTGCGCAACCAGAACATGACTGCGCCGGTCGGCAAAATCAAAGGCGAGATGGAAGAGCAAAGCATTCGCCTGATTGGTCGCATCATCAACCCGGATGAATTCAACCAGATTGTGGTCAAGCGCCGCGGCGATGAGCAGGTGCGCTTGGGCGATTTGGCCGAAGTGACCGATGGCTATGCCGAGCCGGGTTCCTACTCGATCCACAACGGTCGCCCGGATGTCGGCATCAGCGTGATCCGCGCCCGTGAAGCCAGCGCCGTGTCGGTGGCCAAGGACGTGCGGGCCAAACTGGATGAAATTCGCAAGACCTTGCCCGCCGGCACTGAACTGAACATCACCCAGGATGGTGGCGAAGATGCCCAGAACAGTCTGGATAACGTCATCGAAGCGCTGGTGCTTGGTGCCGGCCTGACCATTCTGGTGGTCTATGCTTTCCTGAACAGCTGGCGCTCGACTCTGATCACCTCGCTGGCCTTGCCGACCTCGGTGCTAACGGCGTTCATCGCGGTCTGGGTTTGCGGCTTCACGCTGAACTTCATGACGTTGCTCGGTTTGTCGCTGGCCATCGGCGTGCTGATCGATGACGCGATTGTGGTGCGGGAAAATATTGTCCGGCACATGGAAATGGGCAAGGACAAATTGACCGCCGCCCGCGAAGGCACCCGCGAAATCGGTCTGGCCGTTGCCGCGACCACGTTCTCGATTATCGCCGTGTTTATTCCGGTCGCCTTCATGCCGGGTGTTGCTGGCGAATGGTTCCGTCCGTTCGCGCTGACGGTGGCAGCTTCGGTGATGGTCTCGCTGTTCATCTCGTTCTCGCTGGACCCGATGATGTCGGCGTACTGGGGTGACCCGGTTGGCTATCACAAAGAAAAGAAAACCGGCATCAGTAAAGTGCTGCAAGGATTCAACCACTGGTTTGATCATCAGGCCGAGCGTTACAGCAAAGTCATTCAGTGGGCACTGGGTCATCGCTGGGCAATGGGCATGATCGCTGTTGTCACCTTGGTTGGCGCCATTGGCCTGCAAGCCACTAAGGGTGGCATGAGCTTCATGCCGCCGTCCGACTTCGGCATGATCGCGGTCAATTTGCGGACGCCGTCTGGCACCAGTCTCGAATACGCACGTCTGAAAATGATTCAGGCCGGCCGCATTGCCGAAGAAATGCCGGAAACCAAGTCCACTGATGGCTATGTCAACGCCAGCGGCGGCAACCTGTATATCGATATCGGTGATCGGCGCAAGCGCGATCGCGATGCCCGCGAGATTGCTGCGGATTTGCGTGTACGCCTGAACCGTTTGGTTGGCGCCGAATACGCGGTGCAGGACAACCTCGCCAACGGCGGCGGCAAGCCGGTGTATATTCAGTTCTACGGCCCGGACTCGCGCAAGCTGATGGAGATCACCAACGCCTATATGGATCAGTTGCGTGCTGTGCCGGGCGCGGTCGATATCAGCCTCAGCGAACAAGATCCAAAACCGGAACTGCAGATAGAAATGAACCGCGGTCTGGCCAATAGCCTCGGTATTTCCATCAGCGATGCTGCCAACGCACTGCGCGTGGCATTCGCCGGTGTGGAGGTCGGTGACTGGGTGGACCCGAGCGGTGAGACTCGCGACGTGCAGGTGCGCCTGCATCAGGATGACCGTCGCAGTGCCCAGGATCTGGAGCGCTTGCCGCTGGTGCCGGGTGCCGGCAACTCGGTGTTGCCGCTGGAACATATCGCAACCATCACCATGGGCAAGGGTCCGTCGCAAATCCGTCACTTTGATGGCAAACGCATGGTGGCTGTGCAAGCCAACGTTCAGGGCCGTTCGCAAGGTGAAGTGATTGGCGAAGCGATGAAGCTGGCCAGACAAATCAACTTCCCGGATGGCTTCGGTATCCAGTTGGGCGGTGCCGGCCGCGATCAGAACGAAGTGTTTTCGGCGATGGGCATTGCGCTGCTGATGGGCGTCGCGCTGATGTACCTGATTCTGGTCATTCAGTTCGGCTCCTTCCTGGCACCGGTGGCAATCATGTTGAGCCTGCCGCTGAGCTTGATCGGCGTTGTCGTCAGCCTGATCGTCGCGCAGAACACCATCAACCTGATGTCGCTGATCGGCGTAATCATGCTGATGGGTTTGGTAGCCAAGAACGCGATTCTGTTGCTGGATTGCGCTCGCAAGAAGGAAGCGGAAGGTCTGGATCGGGAAGAAGCGCTGATGGAAGCCGGTCGTGCCCGTCTACGGCCGATTCTGATGACCACGTTCGCGCTGATCGCCGGCATGATGCCAGTGGCAATCGGCATGGGCGAAGGTGGCGAGTTCTACCAACCGCTGGCGATTGCGATTATCGGTGGCACGATTACCTCGACCATTCTGACGCTGCTGATTGTGCCAACCTTCTACGACAGCATCGAATTGCGTCAGGAAAGTCTGGTTGCGAAGTTCCATTCCCGCGTTGCTCGCTTTGGCTCGGTTCTGGCGATAATTTCCTGCACGCTTGAATTGCTCATGTTCTTCGTGCTGCTGCGCTGGGTCTATCGTCAGGTCCGCGATGCGCTGGTGAAATTCCGCGTCTTCCCGACCGTTGTCGGCGGTCGTTTGCAAATTGTGGCTCGGTTGTGGCGCGTGGTCGGTCAGTCGATTGCCCGCTTGCTGACAGAACTGCATCCATTGTCGATAGCCGCCAATGTGGTGCTCGCCCCGCTGACGCTGCTTGCGGTGATCTCCGGCAGTCTGGGCTTCTTGCTGGCGACGCTGGTCCACGCGGCCTGGCGGCTGGTCAGCATGGTGCTGTGGTTGCTGGCCCGGCCGTTCTATCTGCTGCTGACAATGTTGTTCTCGGGTTTACGTCCGGCCCAACAAGCTGGCGCCTGA
- a CDS encoding efflux RND transporter periplasmic adaptor subunit, giving the protein MDANRLVCLFTLSLLALPLRAADAPPPMPPMPVEGVTVQPQPLQQTVEAVGSLVANETVVIRPEVAGRISRFGFTEGQPVKAGAVLVQLDDSVQAAQLQRAKATLDLAQADYQRRVDLLQKQLISQTEFDQTASQLKVAQADVALADAQLGKMRVRAPFDAVIGVRSVSPGAMVQAGQDLVTLVDVHPIKIDFRIPERYLASVQPQQDMQLTLDALPGRRFTGKVFAIDPQVDEKGRSLVLRAQVPNPKAELKPGLFARVLLVLASKPAALLVPEQALVPNADGSRTLFKVVDGKVTVTPVTVGVRRNGEVEITEGLAAGDVVITAGHMKIQPGAAVTVIPPTPARS; this is encoded by the coding sequence ATGGATGCCAACCGCCTTGTTTGCCTGTTCACGCTCAGCTTGCTGGCCTTGCCACTGCGGGCGGCGGATGCGCCACCACCGATGCCGCCCATGCCGGTCGAGGGGGTCACGGTGCAGCCGCAGCCGTTGCAACAGACGGTGGAGGCGGTTGGCAGCCTGGTCGCCAATGAGACGGTGGTGATCCGGCCGGAGGTGGCCGGGCGGATCAGCCGGTTCGGCTTTACCGAAGGCCAGCCGGTCAAGGCCGGCGCGGTGCTGGTCCAGCTCGACGACTCGGTGCAGGCGGCGCAATTGCAGCGCGCCAAGGCGACGCTGGATCTGGCCCAGGCCGACTATCAGCGCCGCGTCGATCTGCTGCAGAAGCAGTTAATCAGCCAGACCGAGTTCGACCAAACCGCCTCGCAATTGAAAGTGGCCCAAGCCGATGTCGCGCTCGCCGATGCCCAGCTCGGCAAGATGCGGGTGCGGGCGCCGTTTGATGCCGTGATCGGCGTCCGTTCGGTCAGCCCCGGCGCGATGGTGCAGGCCGGTCAGGATCTGGTGACGCTGGTCGACGTTCATCCCATCAAAATCGATTTCCGCATTCCCGAACGCTATCTCGCCAGCGTGCAGCCGCAACAGGATATGCAGCTGACGCTGGATGCACTGCCCGGTCGTCGCTTCACCGGCAAAGTGTTCGCGATTGATCCGCAAGTCGATGAGAAAGGCCGCTCGCTGGTGTTGCGGGCGCAGGTGCCGAACCCGAAAGCCGAATTGAAGCCGGGCCTGTTTGCCCGCGTACTGCTGGTGCTGGCGAGCAAACCGGCAGCGCTGCTGGTGCCGGAACAGGCGCTGGTACCGAATGCCGATGGCAGCCGCACCTTGTTCAAGGTGGTCGATGGCAAAGTCACCGTCACACCGGTCACGGTTGGTGTGCGCCGTAATGGCGAGGTGGAAATCACCGAAGGCCTCGCGGCCGGCGATGTCGTGATCACGGCCGGCCACATGAAGATTCAACCGGGCGCCGCTGTGACCGTGATTCCGCCAACGCCGGCGCGCAGTTAG
- a CDS encoding NAD(P)/FAD-dependent oxidoreductase has protein sequence MSSVSNERNVTAPTALPHVLIIGGGFAGLSAARALANAPARVTLIDRRNHHLFQPLLYQVAMAALNPSDVAYPIRAILRDQRNTQVLLAEARRIDLAQRRVELDNGALAYDYLIVASGASHSYFGNEHWATVAPGLKTIEDALDIRRRVFLAYEAAERERDALAQKAWQSFVVIGGGPTGVELAGALAEIGRHTLKDDFRHIDPRSVRVLLIEGRERLLAAFDPQLSADARRALEKLGVEVRTNERVTEVTDQEVTLASGERLPARTVLWAAGVQASALTQSLAANRDRAGRVEVQADLSLPDHPEVFVVGDTAKMLSAGKEVPGMAQGASQSGRHAARQILAELRGEPNARSPFRYRNLGSMATIGRASAIAEIGRWKQSGFFAWLFWWALHIYGLIGFRSRTSAFLNWGWQWLTFQRGARLITGERPELPEIGPADRHD, from the coding sequence ATGAGCTCAGTGAGCAACGAGCGCAACGTAACGGCGCCCACCGCGCTGCCGCATGTGCTGATAATCGGCGGCGGTTTTGCTGGCTTGTCGGCGGCGCGCGCGCTGGCCAATGCGCCAGCACGGGTGACCTTGATCGACCGGCGCAACCACCATCTGTTTCAGCCGTTGCTGTATCAGGTGGCGATGGCGGCGCTGAATCCCAGCGATGTCGCCTATCCCATTCGCGCCATTTTGCGCGATCAGCGCAACACCCAGGTTCTGCTCGCCGAAGCGCGCCGGATTGATCTGGCCCAGCGCCGGGTCGAGCTCGATAACGGCGCGCTGGCTTACGATTATTTGATCGTGGCGAGCGGCGCTAGCCATTCCTATTTCGGCAACGAACACTGGGCGACGGTCGCACCCGGTTTGAAGACCATTGAAGACGCGCTTGATATCCGCCGACGGGTGTTTCTGGCCTATGAAGCGGCCGAGCGGGAGCGCGATGCCCTTGCGCAAAAAGCCTGGCAGAGTTTTGTCGTGATCGGCGGTGGCCCGACCGGCGTTGAACTGGCCGGCGCGCTGGCCGAAATTGGCCGGCACACACTAAAAGACGATTTTCGCCACATCGATCCGCGGTCAGTGCGGGTGTTGCTCATCGAAGGCCGCGAGCGCCTGCTGGCCGCCTTTGATCCGCAACTGTCAGCCGATGCCCGGCGCGCGCTGGAAAAGCTCGGGGTCGAAGTGCGCACCAACGAACGGGTTACCGAGGTCACCGATCAGGAGGTCACGCTGGCCAGCGGGGAGCGGCTACCGGCCCGGACGGTGTTGTGGGCCGCTGGCGTGCAGGCCTCGGCGTTGACCCAGAGCCTGGCCGCAAACCGCGACCGCGCCGGCCGGGTCGAGGTGCAGGCCGATTTGAGCCTGCCGGACCATCCGGAAGTGTTTGTCGTTGGCGATACCGCCAAGATGCTCAGCGCCGGCAAGGAAGTCCCGGGCATGGCTCAGGGCGCCAGCCAGTCTGGCCGTCATGCCGCCCGCCAGATTCTGGCCGAACTGCGCGGCGAGCCGAATGCCCGCAGCCCGTTCCGCTACCGCAATCTCGGTTCGATGGCGACCATCGGCCGGGCCTCGGCGATTGCCGAAATCGGCCGCTGGAAGCAAAGCGGCTTCTTTGCCTGGCTGTTCTGGTGGGCGCTGCACATTTACGGCCTCATCGGCTTTCGCAGCCGGACCAGCGCCTTTCTGAACTGGGGCTGGCAGTGGCTGACCTTTCAGCGCGGCGCCCGGCTGATCACCGGCGAGCGACCGGAACTGCCGGAAATCGGTCCGGCTGATCGCCACGACTGA